A portion of the bacterium genome contains these proteins:
- a CDS encoding EscU/YscU/HrcU family type III secretion system export apparatus switch protein codes for MTAGEDANKRAVALRYETEQDEAPIVVASGRGLTAEKILELADAHGVAVHHDPLLVESLSVLELGEAIPAELYPVVAEVLVFVQRMNREKGEAKR; via the coding sequence ATGACCGCAGGAGAGGACGCCAACAAGCGCGCGGTGGCGTTGCGCTACGAGACCGAGCAGGACGAGGCGCCCATCGTGGTCGCCAGCGGCCGCGGGCTCACGGCCGAGAAGATTCTCGAGCTGGCCGACGCGCACGGGGTCGCGGTCCACCACGATCCGCTCCTGGTCGAGAGCCTCTCGGTGCTGGAGCTGGGCGAGGCAATCCCCGCCGAGCTCTACCCGGTGGTGGCGGAGGTCTTGGTGTTCGTGCAGCGGATGAATCGGGAGAAGGGAGAGGCGAAGCGGTGA
- a CDS encoding FliO/MopB family protein, which produces MAPGFLKIPGFKRLFAALLLVFALWGAAGHSPADAKRQAPRVEATAPAATDSESPEGFAWKDYEDPGLKRDEGNPIANAVGFLFKFGLVIGLIYGTAWLYKRGIIPKLATAARGLSTTGTGLKVLESIPLKGAQSLHLVQAGDRYLVVGSNGRETMVKLTEWEAGTGPARFEALVERAEDESVGDFSDALESSLRQVTRRPKGDWS; this is translated from the coding sequence TTGGCTCCAGGCTTTCTGAAAATTCCAGGCTTCAAGCGGCTTTTCGCCGCGCTGCTGCTCGTCTTCGCCCTCTGGGGCGCTGCGGGCCACTCGCCGGCCGATGCGAAGCGGCAAGCGCCGCGGGTCGAGGCCACCGCCCCCGCGGCCACCGATTCGGAGTCGCCCGAGGGGTTCGCCTGGAAGGACTACGAGGATCCCGGTCTCAAGCGCGACGAGGGCAACCCCATCGCGAACGCCGTGGGCTTCCTCTTCAAGTTCGGCCTGGTGATCGGCCTGATCTACGGCACGGCCTGGCTCTACAAGCGGGGCATCATCCCGAAGCTCGCCACCGCCGCGCGCGGCCTCTCCACCACGGGGACGGGCCTCAAGGTCCTCGAGAGCATCCCCCTCAAGGGGGCTCAGTCCCTGCACCTGGTGCAGGCGGGCGATCGCTATCTGGTGGTCGGCAGCAACGGCCGCGAAACCATGGTCAAGCTCACGGAGTGGGAGGCCGGCACGGGCCCCGCGCGCTTCGAGGCGCTCGTCGAGCGGGCCGAGGACGAGAGCGTGGGAGACTTCTCGGACGCGCTGGAGTCGAGCCTGCGTCAGGTGACGCGCCGCCCGAAGGGGGATTGGTCGTGA
- a CDS encoding flagellar motor protein yields the protein MELATILGLLLGWGAMLVANTMESGGIHGLASLWQLTAFIIVFGGTFGAALIAFPLKDVLNLPRMLALTFKANPFDPVSLIPQLVGYAEKARREGLLALEADVAEAGDEFLEKGMQMVADGIDQHTVRDMLETELSFIASRHAAAFGILEAMGGYAPTMGIIGTVMGLIHVLGNLSNPAGLGGAIATAFAATLYGVWTANLLWLPLATKLKRRSEQEVLVREMMLAGILAIQAGDNPQIVEEKLKSFLSPEMRRGLKAAQEV from the coding sequence GTGGAACTCGCAACCATTCTTGGACTGCTCCTCGGCTGGGGGGCCATGCTCGTCGCCAACACGATGGAGTCGGGCGGCATCCACGGTCTCGCGAGCCTCTGGCAGCTCACGGCCTTCATCATCGTGTTCGGGGGTACCTTCGGCGCCGCGCTGATCGCCTTCCCCCTCAAGGACGTCCTGAACCTGCCCCGGATGCTCGCCTTGACCTTCAAGGCGAACCCCTTTGACCCGGTTTCCCTCATCCCGCAGCTGGTCGGCTACGCCGAGAAGGCGCGCCGGGAGGGCCTGCTCGCCCTCGAGGCGGACGTGGCCGAGGCGGGTGACGAGTTCCTCGAGAAGGGGATGCAGATGGTGGCCGACGGCATCGACCAGCACACCGTCCGCGACATGCTCGAGACCGAGCTGAGCTTCATCGCGAGCCGCCATGCGGCCGCCTTCGGGATCCTGGAAGCCATGGGCGGCTACGCGCCGACCATGGGCATCATCGGGACGGTCATGGGCCTGATCCACGTGCTGGGCAACCTCAGCAACCCGGCCGGTCTGGGCGGGGCGATCGCGACGGCCTTCGCCGCGACCCTCTACGGCGTCTGGACCGCGAACCTCTTGTGGCTGCCCTTGGCGACCAAGCTCAAGCGCCGCAGCGAGCAGGAGGTCCTGGTGCGCGAGATGATGCTCGCGGGCATCCTCGCCATCCAGGCGGGCGACAACCCCCAGATCGTCGAGGAGAAGCTCAAGAGCTTCCTCTCGCCCGAGATGCGCCGCGGCCTGAAGGCCGCCCAGGAGGTCTAG
- a CDS encoding flagellar FlbD family protein, translating to MIKLTRLNGVAFVVNCDLIESVEATPDTIVALTTNQRYVVQEPVDEIIARVAAFKRQCHPDARLFLAAAPDAVATLEA from the coding sequence GTGATCAAGCTGACCCGTCTGAACGGGGTGGCCTTCGTGGTCAACTGTGACCTGATCGAATCGGTGGAGGCGACCCCCGACACGATCGTGGCGCTGACCACCAACCAGCGCTACGTGGTCCAGGAGCCCGTCGACGAAATTATCGCCCGGGTGGCCGCCTTCAAGCGCCAGTGCCATCCTGATGCTCGCCTGTTTCTTGCGGCCGCGCCCGACGCGGTCGCCACCCTGGAGGCCTAG
- the fliM gene encoding flagellar motor switch protein FliM, protein MSEILSQSEIDALLSALSSGDLTPEKAAAAAVVPEEEHVRRTVKIYDFKRQNKFSKDHIRTLSMIHEAFSRLLSTSLSGQLRMLVQIEVVSVEQLTFDEYSRSLPSPTILNVFTMEPLVGTSLFEINIDITSAIIDRLLGGPGRVTRIRRDLTDIERTLISSITQRLLSTLSEAWQNILTFSPKLETMEMNPRFVQIVPPTDPVVLITFEAKFGENTGPLSLCIPYIVLEPVMSKISAQAMFATQRQSQSTEYRANLQGRVHSTYVPFQVVLGETEVTVSDVVSLGVGDVLPLGTSVDNDLSVLVSEQLKFKGKPGTLRNKMAIQITEVVDNAEGEEA, encoded by the coding sequence ATGTCGGAGATTCTCTCGCAATCGGAGATCGACGCGCTGCTGTCGGCCCTCTCCTCCGGGGACTTGACCCCGGAGAAGGCCGCGGCTGCGGCCGTCGTTCCCGAAGAGGAGCACGTCCGGCGCACGGTCAAGATCTACGACTTCAAGCGCCAGAACAAGTTCTCCAAGGACCACATCCGCACCCTCTCGATGATCCACGAGGCCTTCAGCCGCCTCTTGAGCACGTCGCTGTCGGGCCAGCTGCGGATGCTGGTCCAGATCGAGGTGGTCTCCGTCGAGCAGCTGACCTTCGACGAGTACTCGCGATCGCTGCCCTCGCCGACCATCCTCAACGTCTTCACCATGGAGCCCTTGGTGGGGACGAGCCTGTTCGAGATCAACATCGACATCACCTCGGCCATCATCGACCGCCTGCTGGGCGGTCCGGGCCGGGTGACGCGCATCCGGCGCGACCTGACCGACATCGAGCGCACCCTTATCTCCAGTATCACCCAGCGCCTCTTGAGCACCCTCAGCGAGGCCTGGCAGAACATCCTGACCTTCAGCCCCAAGCTGGAGACCATGGAGATGAACCCGCGCTTCGTGCAGATCGTGCCGCCGACCGATCCGGTCGTGCTCATCACCTTCGAGGCTAAGTTCGGCGAGAACACGGGGCCTTTGTCCCTGTGCATCCCCTACATCGTGCTCGAACCCGTCATGAGCAAGATCTCGGCCCAGGCCATGTTCGCCACCCAGCGCCAGAGCCAGTCGACCGAGTATCGCGCCAACCTGCAAGGCCGGGTCCATTCGACCTACGTCCCCTTCCAGGTGGTCCTCGGCGAGACCGAAGTGACGGTCTCGGACGTGGTCTCGCTGGGCGTCGGCGACGTGCTGCCTCTGGGCACCTCGGTCGATAACGACCTGTCCGTCCTCGTGAGCGAGCAGCTCAAGTTCAAGGGAAAACCCGGGACACTCCGAAACAAGATGGCCATTCAGATCACCGAAGTGGTGGATAACGCGGAAGGGGAAGAAGCATGA
- the fliY gene encoding flagellar motor switch phosphatase FliY — translation MSDALTPELLRSLEEVGALALGSGATTLSILLNKQVTIASPRAAIVGINELGTVLKEPVVYVDVPASTSGAPITMAFLLTQNDTSIITDLMMGGEGTPPSSVIDDLQLSAISEAINQMLGMAANTLNSTYGKKLEIQPPQAGVMDNPEEPSLPPAYQGSLAAVVYQLAIEGLVTSTLVQLLPEDSVLVMGEAFAAPVAGEKTVPAAAPQAAPAPQQAPAPKAAPAPAPVQPAPQPVYAPQPTYAPQPAYAAPAAALAAPVNAQAAQFAPLGAASHTMAPPSGLDLVMDVPLKVTVELGRTRMQIRDVLELGKGSVVELDKLAGEPVDLLVNGKLIARGEVVVIDENFGIRVTDIVSPAERFTSFRA, via the coding sequence ATGAGCGATGCCTTGACGCCCGAGCTCTTACGCTCGCTTGAAGAGGTCGGCGCGCTCGCGCTCGGTTCGGGAGCGACCACGCTGTCGATCCTCCTCAACAAGCAGGTCACGATCGCCTCGCCGCGCGCGGCGATCGTGGGAATCAACGAGCTGGGCACGGTCCTGAAGGAGCCGGTGGTCTACGTGGACGTGCCGGCGAGCACGAGCGGAGCGCCGATCACCATGGCCTTCCTGCTCACGCAGAACGACACGTCGATCATCACCGACCTGATGATGGGCGGCGAGGGCACCCCGCCCTCGTCCGTGATCGACGACCTGCAGCTTTCGGCCATCTCCGAGGCCATCAACCAGATGCTCGGCATGGCGGCCAACACCCTCAACTCGACCTACGGCAAGAAGCTCGAGATCCAGCCGCCGCAGGCGGGGGTGATGGACAACCCCGAAGAGCCCTCGCTGCCACCCGCTTACCAGGGCTCGCTCGCGGCGGTGGTCTACCAGCTCGCGATCGAGGGGCTGGTCACCAGCACCTTGGTTCAGCTCCTGCCCGAGGATTCGGTGCTCGTCATGGGTGAGGCCTTCGCCGCGCCGGTGGCCGGCGAGAAGACCGTGCCCGCCGCGGCCCCGCAGGCGGCCCCTGCTCCGCAGCAGGCTCCGGCCCCCAAGGCAGCGCCGGCTCCGGCTCCTGTCCAGCCGGCTCCGCAGCCCGTCTACGCGCCCCAGCCGACCTACGCTCCGCAGCCCGCCTACGCCGCGCCCGCCGCGGCCCTGGCGGCTCCGGTCAACGCGCAGGCGGCGCAGTTCGCGCCGCTCGGCGCCGCAAGCCACACCATGGCCCCGCCCTCGGGCCTGGACCTGGTGATGGACGTGCCCCTCAAGGTCACCGTCGAGCTGGGCCGCACCCGGATGCAGATCCGCGACGTGCTGGAGCTCGGCAAGGGCTCGGTGGTCGAGCTGGACAAGCTCGCCGGCGAGCCGGTGGACCTCTTGGTCAACGGCAAGCTCATCGCGCGCGGCGAGGTGGTCGTCATCGACGAGAACTTCGGTATCCGCGTCACCGACATCGTGAGTCCCGCGGAGCGCTTCACTTCGTTCCGGGCGTAA
- a CDS encoding flagellar hook protein FlgE, which yields MLRSLNSGVSGLRNQQIRLDVLGNNIANVNTIGYKAQRVNFQEQFLQTLRGGSAPSGALGGTNPSQVGLGVTVGSIDLIMGQGSLNPTGKPTDMAVSGEGFFVISDGKQQVYTRDGSFDFDREGNLVKISNGFKVMGWNAAQQPDGSFKVETARPPEPLKVPAGVTLTPKATQNIRIGSNLEALTPVLDPAETDPAVIARSSAKSSVTIYDSKGNVHKGNIEFTKTATNEWKVAFTADSPAEFDPGMTFPVDIGTVTFDSKGVFDKFDVTTPLVLNPANAGDFDPININLNLGIAGDQSAMTQYNDPRTDQSKNFYNSTAVMVDQDGYSSGSLTGVAVDASGTIQGVFSNGRTRVLGQVAVATFTNPVGLLINGDNLFAATPNSGEPQVGVAGSGSRGLIAPGSLENSNVDLASSFADMIVAQRGLQSNSKIITTSDEVLQELMSLKR from the coding sequence ATGCTTCGTTCACTCAACTCCGGCGTGTCCGGCCTGCGCAACCAGCAGATCCGCTTGGATGTCCTCGGCAACAACATCGCCAACGTGAACACCATCGGCTACAAGGCGCAGCGGGTGAACTTCCAGGAGCAGTTCCTGCAGACCCTGCGCGGTGGCTCGGCGCCCAGCGGCGCCCTGGGCGGCACCAACCCCAGCCAGGTGGGTCTGGGCGTCACGGTGGGCTCCATCGACCTCATCATGGGGCAGGGCTCGCTGAATCCGACCGGCAAGCCCACCGACATGGCCGTCAGCGGTGAGGGTTTCTTCGTCATCAGCGACGGCAAGCAGCAGGTCTACACCCGCGACGGCTCCTTCGACTTCGACCGTGAGGGCAACCTGGTCAAGATCTCGAACGGCTTCAAGGTCATGGGCTGGAATGCCGCCCAGCAGCCCGATGGCAGCTTCAAGGTCGAGACGGCCCGTCCCCCTGAGCCCCTCAAGGTGCCCGCGGGCGTTACCCTGACCCCCAAGGCCACCCAGAACATCCGCATCGGCTCCAACCTGGAAGCCTTGACGCCGGTGCTCGATCCGGCCGAGACCGATCCCGCGGTCATCGCGCGCAGCAGCGCCAAGAGCTCGGTAACCATCTACGATTCCAAGGGCAACGTCCACAAGGGCAACATCGAGTTCACCAAGACCGCGACCAATGAGTGGAAGGTGGCCTTCACCGCCGATAGCCCGGCCGAGTTCGACCCGGGCATGACCTTCCCGGTCGACATCGGCACCGTGACCTTCGACTCCAAGGGCGTCTTCGATAAATTCGACGTGACGACTCCGCTGGTTCTCAATCCGGCCAACGCGGGCGATTTCGACCCGATCAACATCAACTTGAACCTGGGCATCGCAGGCGACCAGAGCGCCATGACCCAGTACAACGACCCCAGGACCGACCAGTCCAAGAACTTCTACAACAGCACGGCGGTCATGGTCGACCAGGACGGTTACTCGTCCGGCTCGCTGACCGGGGTCGCGGTGGACGCCTCGGGCACCATCCAGGGCGTCTTCTCCAACGGCCGCACCCGCGTCCTCGGCCAGGTGGCGGTGGCGACCTTCACCAACCCCGTCGGTCTGTTGATCAACGGCGACAACCTCTTCGCGGCGACCCCCAACTCGGGCGAGCCCCAGGTTGGTGTCGCGGGTTCGGGCTCGCGCGGCCTCATCGCGCCGGGCTCCCTCGAGAACTCGAACGTGGACCTGGCCTCGTCGTTCGCCGACATGATCGTCGCGCAGCGCGGCCTGCAGTCCAACTCCAAGATCATCACCACCTCCGACGAGGTGCTCCAGGAGCTGATGTCGCTCAAGCGTTAA
- a CDS encoding flagellar hook-length control protein FliK: protein MEVHGVGPTQGGVFPASGGIPPEPGASLLADQVRARLEALKGMAIDLIGDVLSDAHLGEALEQLGEPADPTRLMAARALVAEQGRLDPVLLKEVERGLSRLAVPGEPVRQADAAAVAFLVVRRLPVTPETAQLVLERQDPSQTSGDRLKLLVEKVSLQWGPEDESALPSDTQPSRVPRLADGLERLFAALPPERRPALAEALSHLLTTFAPEADESPEAPQAAAQAAPVASQASMPEGAALPRPALHEVILQTYRALAPAQQPAFEEALDTLLRAFAAEAGVPEEALAEEVPLQPAPLSPKAEALARLQALALPEGGRHQVEAALRRLVTAMTPPEADLAQALQASTPEEEAKQTAMPRERLAEVLERVVDRHPADPDARALRDEVRFGQMRTAGNEGLVFTIPLWWSRGSGEIRVHERQGEGDHAAGGPSGSTRVVIALDTPHLRGVRIDLLLRERQVNCQVALEDPAAASFLEPRLPELREAIEGIGIRVGSLNLRKAASPRKAPGTSEANSPSRLPGVDFYG, encoded by the coding sequence GTGGAAGTGCATGGCGTCGGCCCGACTCAGGGCGGTGTCTTCCCGGCTTCGGGGGGGATTCCCCCGGAGCCGGGCGCTTCGCTCCTGGCGGATCAGGTCCGCGCGCGGCTCGAAGCCCTCAAGGGCATGGCGATCGATCTCATCGGCGACGTGCTCAGCGACGCCCATCTGGGCGAGGCCCTCGAACAGCTCGGCGAGCCGGCCGATCCCACCCGCCTGATGGCGGCCCGGGCCCTGGTGGCCGAGCAAGGGCGCCTGGACCCCGTCCTGCTCAAGGAGGTCGAGCGCGGCCTTTCGCGTCTGGCGGTACCGGGTGAGCCGGTGCGCCAGGCCGACGCGGCGGCGGTCGCCTTTCTGGTGGTACGACGCTTGCCCGTGACCCCAGAGACGGCCCAGCTGGTCCTCGAACGCCAGGATCCTTCCCAGACGTCGGGCGATCGCCTCAAGCTCCTGGTCGAGAAGGTCTCCCTGCAGTGGGGCCCGGAGGACGAATCGGCCTTGCCTTCCGATACTCAGCCATCGCGCGTGCCTCGGCTCGCCGATGGCCTGGAGCGTCTCTTCGCCGCTCTGCCGCCCGAACGCCGACCGGCGCTGGCCGAGGCCCTGTCTCACTTGCTCACTACTTTCGCCCCGGAGGCCGACGAGTCTCCCGAGGCGCCTCAGGCAGCGGCCCAGGCCGCTCCGGTCGCTTCGCAGGCCTCGATGCCCGAGGGCGCTGCCCTGCCCCGTCCGGCCTTGCACGAGGTGATCCTCCAGACCTATCGCGCCCTCGCCCCCGCTCAGCAGCCAGCTTTCGAGGAAGCGCTCGACACCCTCTTGCGAGCCTTCGCCGCCGAGGCTGGGGTTCCCGAGGAGGCCCTCGCCGAGGAAGTGCCCCTTCAGCCCGCGCCGCTTTCGCCGAAGGCGGAGGCCCTGGCGCGCCTCCAGGCCCTGGCTCTGCCCGAAGGCGGTCGCCATCAGGTCGAGGCGGCCTTGCGTCGCCTGGTCACCGCCATGACGCCGCCCGAGGCGGATCTGGCCCAGGCCCTCCAGGCGTCCACCCCCGAGGAGGAGGCCAAGCAGACGGCCATGCCGCGCGAGCGCTTGGCCGAGGTGCTGGAGCGCGTGGTGGATCGCCATCCGGCGGACCCCGACGCCCGGGCCCTGCGCGACGAGGTTCGCTTCGGGCAAATGCGCACGGCGGGCAACGAAGGGCTTGTCTTCACGATTCCTTTATGGTGGAGTAGAGGAAGCGGCGAAATCCGGGTACATGAGCGCCAAGGTGAAGGCGATCACGCGGCAGGGGGCCCTTCTGGCTCCACGCGGGTGGTCATCGCCCTCGACACGCCTCATTTGCGCGGGGTTCGCATCGATTTACTTTTGCGCGAGCGCCAGGTAAACTGCCAAGTTGCCCTGGAAGACCCGGCGGCGGCGTCTTTCCTGGAGCCGCGCTTGCCCGAGCTGCGCGAAGCCATCGAGGGGATCGGCATCCGCGTCGGAAGCCTGAATCTGCGCAAGGCTGCCTCGCCCCGCAAGGCGCCCGGCACGAGTGAGGCGAATTCGCCGTCACGCTTGCCTGGCGTGGACTTCTACGGATAG
- a CDS encoding flagellar motor protein MotB, giving the protein MAGRRGRGNHSGGGHGGSSSERWLLTYADLITLLLVFFVVLYALSQVDLAKYEKLKESLSKSMGASSAMIDMKGAGHRENTLLDGGKGVLPHEEVIVMPEQLELERLSKDVEQMAAEAGLADELEATVTAEGLVVSISNAGFFMSGDAALRPKAVPTLDRIARMLKTSGHTLRIEGHTDNTPISTARYPSNWELSAVRATNLVRFLIERHSYDPRRLSAAGYGEYYPKVPNDTEAHRAQNRRVDIVVLRAAQSPAAAPSDADRY; this is encoded by the coding sequence ATGGCGGGGCGGCGCGGGCGCGGCAATCACTCGGGAGGCGGCCATGGCGGCTCGTCGTCCGAGCGCTGGCTGCTGACCTATGCCGACCTGATCACCCTGCTTCTGGTCTTCTTCGTCGTGCTCTACGCCCTCTCTCAGGTGGATCTGGCCAAGTACGAGAAGCTCAAGGAGTCCCTCAGCAAGTCCATGGGCGCAAGCAGCGCCATGATCGACATGAAGGGGGCCGGCCACCGCGAAAACACCCTCTTGGACGGTGGCAAGGGCGTCCTGCCCCACGAAGAGGTCATCGTCATGCCCGAGCAACTCGAGCTCGAGCGCCTCTCGAAAGACGTCGAGCAGATGGCCGCGGAGGCGGGGCTCGCCGATGAGCTGGAGGCGACGGTCACGGCCGAAGGGCTGGTGGTCTCGATCTCCAACGCGGGCTTCTTCATGTCGGGGGATGCGGCCCTGCGCCCCAAGGCGGTGCCGACCCTCGATCGGATCGCGCGCATGCTCAAGACCTCCGGTCACACCCTGCGGATCGAGGGTCATACCGACAACACGCCCATTTCGACCGCGCGCTATCCCTCCAACTGGGAGCTGTCCGCCGTGCGCGCGACCAACCTGGTCCGGTTCCTGATAGAGCGCCATTCCTACGATCCCCGCCGGTTATCAGCGGCAGGGTACGGGGAATACTATCCCAAGGTCCCCAACGACACCGAAGCCCACCGTGCCCAGAATCGGCGCGTCGATATCGTGGTGCTGCGCGCGGCGCAGTCCCCTGCGGCGGCTCCCTCTGACGCGGATCGATACTAG
- the fliP gene encoding flagellar type III secretion system pore protein FliP (The bacterial flagellar biogenesis protein FliP forms a type III secretion system (T3SS)-type pore required for flagellar assembly.), whose translation MKRLSTLSLALGAWALAQAPALAQLAVPRIPVSGAPQDVAANLQLLALLTVLSLAPAILLLMTSFTRIVIVLSFTRQAMGTQMMPPNQVIIGLAMFLTFFVMAPTLGEINTKALQPYMANQITQAVALDRAQAPIRKFMFKQTRQKDLALFVHMAKLQRPRNPNDIPTYVLVPAFVISEIKTAFQIGFVIYLPFLVIDMIVASLLMSMGMMMLPPVMISLPFKLILFVLVDGWHLLSRALVSSFQ comes from the coding sequence GTGAAGCGTCTCAGCACCCTATCCCTGGCCCTAGGTGCCTGGGCCCTTGCTCAGGCGCCGGCCCTCGCACAGCTCGCGGTCCCGCGCATCCCCGTCTCGGGCGCGCCGCAGGACGTGGCCGCCAACCTCCAGCTCTTGGCCCTGTTGACGGTGCTGAGCCTGGCGCCTGCGATCCTGCTCCTGATGACCTCCTTCACCCGGATCGTCATCGTCCTCTCTTTCACCCGCCAGGCCATGGGCACCCAGATGATGCCGCCCAACCAGGTGATCATCGGGCTGGCCATGTTCCTGACCTTCTTCGTGATGGCCCCGACCCTGGGCGAGATCAACACCAAGGCCCTCCAGCCCTACATGGCCAACCAGATCACCCAGGCCGTGGCCCTGGACCGGGCGCAGGCGCCCATCCGCAAGTTCATGTTCAAGCAGACGCGCCAGAAGGACCTGGCCCTCTTCGTGCACATGGCCAAGCTCCAGCGCCCCCGCAACCCGAACGACATCCCGACCTACGTCCTGGTGCCGGCCTTCGTCATTTCCGAGATCAAGACGGCCTTCCAGATCGGCTTCGTGATCTACCTGCCCTTCCTCGTGATCGACATGATCGTGGCGAGCCTGCTGATGAGCATGGGCATGATGATGCTGCCGCCCGTCATGATCTCGCTCCCCTTCAAGCTGATCCTCTTCGTGCTGGTGGACGGCTGGCACCTGCTGAGCCGGGCGCTGGTCTCGAGCTTCCAATGA
- a CDS encoding flagellar basal body-associated FliL family protein produces MANSAKQAAAKKPPSDSPLNGKVIMAAVGIALISSLSSFVAIRFAMPKQVIIEKHVITEKGKVVEDKGHEEKQAPATEIYPVGEFIVNLSDPGRHYLKTTVALAMVSEAHAEGEKKGGGGHGGGNEDPSAAIKAAMAAYEPLYKDAIISTLSRQSIARLKAPGGRDLIKDELKVTLNRIAPDKKVMGVYFTDFVIQ; encoded by the coding sequence ATGGCAAACAGTGCCAAGCAAGCTGCTGCGAAGAAACCGCCGTCGGATAGTCCGCTGAACGGCAAGGTGATCATGGCAGCCGTCGGCATCGCCCTGATCTCGAGCCTCAGCTCGTTCGTGGCGATCCGCTTCGCGATGCCCAAGCAGGTGATTATCGAGAAGCACGTGATCACCGAGAAGGGGAAGGTCGTCGAGGACAAGGGCCACGAAGAGAAGCAGGCGCCGGCCACCGAGATCTACCCGGTCGGCGAGTTCATCGTGAACCTGTCGGATCCGGGGCGCCACTACCTCAAGACCACCGTCGCGCTGGCCATGGTCAGCGAGGCCCACGCAGAGGGCGAGAAGAAGGGCGGGGGTGGCCACGGCGGGGGCAACGAGGATCCTTCGGCGGCCATCAAGGCGGCCATGGCGGCTTATGAGCCTCTCTACAAGGACGCCATCATCTCGACCCTGTCGCGCCAGTCGATCGCCCGCCTCAAGGCGCCCGGCGGCCGGGACCTGATCAAGGACGAGCTCAAGGTGACGCTCAATCGCATCGCCCCCGACAAGAAGGTCATGGGCGTCTACTTCACGGATTTCGTGATCCAGTAA